A genome region from Nocardia sp. NBC_00565 includes the following:
- a CDS encoding DoxX family protein, translating into MTAIAPAASTTTAVAHRPGKKMNIALWTVQILLGLFLIVASAAPKLFGQHDAVEAFETIGWGVWFRYFTGLVELAGGIGLLVPRLTGPAAVGLSITMVCAALTQAFLLGAPALMFFPLILGVVFVWIAWQRRDSITAARELLSR; encoded by the coding sequence ATGACCGCCATCGCCCCCGCCGCCTCGACCACCACCGCCGTCGCCCACCGCCCCGGTAAGAAGATGAACATCGCGCTCTGGACCGTGCAGATCCTGCTGGGCCTGTTCCTCATCGTCGCCTCCGCAGCCCCGAAGCTGTTCGGCCAGCACGACGCCGTCGAGGCCTTCGAGACCATCGGCTGGGGCGTGTGGTTCCGCTACTTCACCGGTCTGGTCGAGCTCGCGGGCGGCATCGGCCTGCTGGTGCCGCGCCTGACCGGCCCCGCGGCGGTCGGCCTCTCGATCACCATGGTCTGCGCCGCACTGACCCAGGCTTTCCTGCTCGGCGCGCCCGCCCTGATGTTCTTCCCGCTGATCCTCGGCGTGGTGTTCGTCTGGATCGCCTGGCAGCGTCGCGACAGCATCACCGCCGCCCGGGAGCTGCTGTCTCGCTGA
- the tyrS gene encoding tyrosine--tRNA ligase: MTGDIIDELTWRGLIAQSTDLDALRAAVSAGPLTLYAGFDPTAASLHAGHLVPLLALRRFQRAGHRPVVLAGGATGLIGDPRDVGERTMNSTDTVAEWAGRIRSQLERFVDLDDSPTGAIIANNMDWTGQLSTVDFLRDIGKHFSVNVMLARDTIKRRLDGEGISYTEFSYMLLQANDYLQLRRNYGCTLQVGGSDQWGNIIAGVELNRRVDGASVHALTVPLVTSADGKKFGKSTGGGSLWLDPEMTSPYAWYQYFVNTADADVVRYLRWFTFLSREELAELELATAERPHAREAQRKLAEEMTNLVHGEANTRAVQLASQALFGRADLRELDEATLAAALREAAVDGTVAEVGSGAPSTIVDLLVATGLSESRGAARRAVNEGGASVNNERISDLEWTPADSDYLHGRWLVLRRGKRNFAGALRAGE; this comes from the coding sequence GTGACCGGCGACATCATCGACGAATTGACCTGGCGCGGGCTGATCGCGCAGTCCACCGACCTGGACGCCCTGCGCGCGGCGGTGTCCGCCGGGCCGCTGACCCTCTATGCCGGTTTCGATCCGACCGCGGCCAGTTTGCACGCCGGACATCTGGTTCCACTGCTGGCACTGCGGCGGTTCCAGCGTGCGGGCCATCGACCGGTCGTGCTGGCCGGTGGCGCCACCGGTTTGATCGGCGACCCGCGCGACGTCGGTGAGCGCACCATGAACTCCACCGACACTGTCGCGGAGTGGGCGGGCCGGATCCGCTCGCAGCTGGAACGCTTCGTCGACCTCGACGATTCGCCCACCGGCGCGATCATCGCCAACAACATGGACTGGACCGGCCAGCTGTCGACCGTCGACTTCCTGCGCGATATCGGCAAGCACTTCTCGGTCAATGTCATGTTGGCCCGCGACACCATCAAGCGGCGCCTGGACGGGGAGGGCATCTCCTACACCGAGTTCAGCTACATGCTGCTGCAGGCCAACGACTACCTGCAGTTGCGCCGCAACTACGGCTGCACGCTGCAGGTCGGTGGTTCGGATCAGTGGGGCAACATCATCGCGGGCGTCGAGCTGAACCGGCGCGTCGACGGCGCATCGGTGCACGCGCTGACCGTTCCGCTGGTGACCTCCGCCGACGGCAAGAAGTTCGGCAAGTCGACCGGCGGCGGCAGCCTGTGGCTCGATCCGGAGATGACCAGTCCCTACGCCTGGTACCAGTACTTCGTGAATACCGCCGATGCCGATGTCGTGCGGTACCTGCGCTGGTTCACCTTCCTGTCCCGGGAGGAGCTGGCCGAGCTGGAACTGGCCACGGCCGAACGCCCGCACGCGCGGGAAGCGCAGCGCAAGCTGGCCGAGGAGATGACGAATCTGGTGCACGGGGAGGCGAATACCCGCGCTGTGCAGTTGGCGAGTCAGGCGTTGTTCGGTCGCGCGGATCTGCGGGAACTGGATGAGGCGACGTTGGCGGCGGCGCTGCGGGAGGCCGCTGTCGATGGGACTGTCGCCGAAGTCGGATCCGGCGCACCGAGCACGATCGTCGATCTCTTGGTCGCCACCGGACTGTCGGAGAGCCGGGGCGCCGCCCGGCGTGCGGTGAACGAAGGCGGCGCGTCGGTGAACAACGAGCGGATCTCGGATCTCGAATGGACCCCTGCGGATAGCGACTACCTGCACGGACGGTGGCTGGTGCTGCGTCGCGGGAAGCGGAACTTCGCGGGCGCGCTGCGGGCGGGGGAATAA
- a CDS encoding DNA-3-methyladenine glycosylase has translation MRSEELAVEPPAAARRLLGATLWSGPVGVRIVEVEAYGGDPAGPWPDPASHSGRGRTKRNAVMFGPAGVLYVYLSYGMHMCVNVTSGPDGTASAVLIRSGEVVAGLETARARRPTARTDADLAKGPGNLGSALGITLSDYGTPLFDPASPIRLALDGAIDLAEIATGPRVGVSSAPDVPWRFWLASPAVSAYRRSPRAPIEAI, from the coding sequence GTGCGTAGTGAGGAACTCGCGGTCGAACCGCCCGCCGCGGCCAGGCGACTGCTCGGCGCGACGTTGTGGTCCGGACCGGTAGGCGTGCGGATCGTCGAAGTCGAGGCATACGGCGGCGACCCGGCCGGACCGTGGCCGGACCCGGCATCGCACTCCGGGCGCGGGCGGACCAAGCGCAATGCGGTGATGTTCGGGCCCGCCGGGGTCCTGTACGTCTATCTGAGCTACGGAATGCACATGTGCGTGAATGTGACCAGCGGGCCGGATGGGACAGCCAGCGCAGTGCTCATCCGCTCGGGCGAGGTCGTCGCCGGCCTGGAGACGGCCCGAGCTCGTCGGCCAACGGCGCGCACCGACGCCGATTTGGCAAAGGGCCCAGGCAATCTCGGCAGCGCGCTGGGAATCACGCTGAGCGACTACGGAACTCCGCTCTTCGATCCGGCGTCGCCGATCCGGTTGGCCCTCGACGGCGCGATCGACCTCGCCGAGATCGCCACCGGGCCACGAGTCGGGGTCAGCAGCGCGCCGGATGTGCCGTGGCGATTCTGGCTCGCCTCGCCCGCGGTATCGGCATACCGGCGCAGCCCGCGCGCACCGATCGAGGCGATATAA